In one window of Arachis ipaensis cultivar K30076 chromosome B06, Araip1.1, whole genome shotgun sequence DNA:
- the LOC107605261 gene encoding putative zinc finger protein CONSTANS-LIKE 11 isoform X1, which produces MYAETGLFFPYLQNFSQELQQLEEYCMNQKSIDSMSDLAQSSAMTEYDLLVEGDLFKAPEPIIEEPLIDVDPMTAAAISMISCGEDVSSQGLESQDIDILQNDNQLLSEVFYECKKDLIEKAAIESPLSDILEINIPALNVDDSFTQENKPIPDVPLAKSVSSRSLSAMDWMNSVGMKPTFLEFPGIDFNEVYGMRRAFSEGDIKTLGNGNMNVAQSPHDRPSLLSNCTSEERQEKLSRYRNKKTKRNFGRKIKYACRKALADSQPRIRGRFAKTEESDIKRQ; this is translated from the exons atgtatGCAGAAACTGGTCTTTTCTTCCCGTATTTGCAGAACTTCTCTCAAGAGCTTCAACAGCTTGAGGAGTATTGCATGAACCAGAAATCCATTGATTCAATG AGTGACCTTGCTCAATCTTCAGCAATGACAGAGTATGATCTGTTAGTAGAAGGAGATTTGTTCAAAGCACCGGAACCTATCATAGAAGAACCACTGATAGATGTGGATCCAATGACTGCAGCAGCCATCTCAATGATATCTTGCGGGGAAGATGTATCCTCACAGGGTCTAGAATCTCAGGACATCGACATTCTTCAGAACGATAATCAGCTCTTGAGTGAGGTGTTCTACGAGTGCAAAAAGGATCTCATAGAGAAGGCAGCGATAGAGTCACCGCTGTCTGATATattggaaatcaatattcctgcTCTGAATGTAGATGACAGTTTCACTCAAGAAAATAAACCAATTCCTGATGTGCCATTGGCCAAGAGTGTCAGTTCTAGAAGCTTGAGTGCAATGGATTGGATGAATTCTGTTGGCATGAAGCCTACTTTTCTAGAATTCCCTGGAATTGATTTCAATGAGGTTTATGGCATGCGACGAGCATTTAGTGAGGGAGATATAAAG ACACTTGGTAATGGAAACATGAATGTTGCTCAATCTCCCCATGATAGGCCTTCTCTTCTTAGCAACTGCACCAGCGAGGAACGGCAAGAAAAACTCTCGAGATATAGAAACAAGAAGACAAAGAGAAATTTTGGAAGGAAGATTAAG TATGCTTGCAGGAAGGCACTCGCCGACAGCCAGCCAAGAATCCGCGGAAGGTTTGCAAAGACGGAAGAATCCGACATAAAGAGGCAATGA
- the LOC107605261 gene encoding putative zinc finger protein CONSTANS-LIKE 11 isoform X2, protein MTEYDLLVEGDLFKAPEPIIEEPLIDVDPMTAAAISMISCGEDVSSQGLESQDIDILQNDNQLLSEVFYECKKDLIEKAAIESPLSDILEINIPALNVDDSFTQENKPIPDVPLAKSVSSRSLSAMDWMNSVGMKPTFLEFPGIDFNEVYGMRRAFSEGDIKTLGNGNMNVAQSPHDRPSLLSNCTSEERQEKLSRYRNKKTKRNFGRKIKYACRKALADSQPRIRGRFAKTEESDIKRQ, encoded by the exons ATGACAGAGTATGATCTGTTAGTAGAAGGAGATTTGTTCAAAGCACCGGAACCTATCATAGAAGAACCACTGATAGATGTGGATCCAATGACTGCAGCAGCCATCTCAATGATATCTTGCGGGGAAGATGTATCCTCACAGGGTCTAGAATCTCAGGACATCGACATTCTTCAGAACGATAATCAGCTCTTGAGTGAGGTGTTCTACGAGTGCAAAAAGGATCTCATAGAGAAGGCAGCGATAGAGTCACCGCTGTCTGATATattggaaatcaatattcctgcTCTGAATGTAGATGACAGTTTCACTCAAGAAAATAAACCAATTCCTGATGTGCCATTGGCCAAGAGTGTCAGTTCTAGAAGCTTGAGTGCAATGGATTGGATGAATTCTGTTGGCATGAAGCCTACTTTTCTAGAATTCCCTGGAATTGATTTCAATGAGGTTTATGGCATGCGACGAGCATTTAGTGAGGGAGATATAAAG ACACTTGGTAATGGAAACATGAATGTTGCTCAATCTCCCCATGATAGGCCTTCTCTTCTTAGCAACTGCACCAGCGAGGAACGGCAAGAAAAACTCTCGAGATATAGAAACAAGAAGACAAAGAGAAATTTTGGAAGGAAGATTAAG TATGCTTGCAGGAAGGCACTCGCCGACAGCCAGCCAAGAATCCGCGGAAGGTTTGCAAAGACGGAAGAATCCGACATAAAGAGGCAATGA
- the LOC107605260 gene encoding sister chromatid cohesion 1 protein 3 isoform X1: MFYSHTFLGRKGPLATVWIAAHLQHRLKKSHYTSTNIPSTIEHIMDPGAPVALRLSGHLLLGIVRIYSKKVDYLVHDCSVVLTSLNKAFASIQLNLPEDARKAPVQSITLPETFDLDAVNLDDEPDHNRIEDKHQKNQEDITIPDQMVMEQFIVVSFDEDIRMDSSNTEVLPDSGVGQMEEDIILQSPLKNAGFQDGGPSIQRESPTTPHSAGDRPHNVQDPEVTRDVGPGDTTSPQAAQPTPEILRDANDARNVENPLVYPNPEDKDTVPSGDLDETMKEKDHIPEMMDVDPEGIPAPSEQHLGPQTPVTSHGDASDAQVFVGHSSPLVLRESPPIQQHPKRGRKRKQFFDDPIVLTNRFMRGALNNPQDILKKRREAPSSALGTWKLNNIQRKEQMFDQPLLTGICKDHIDISKREYICSKPHLVISEEDHEDVGIARTSSPTNQIPEEPRPVTPVAVSIASPVLDREIEHIRLNVAASPPHMVPSHDVGVEINIEGEGEGSGNVGRDDMSSISAQNLRSVSVSPERTNIATGSMDTPDLATSPAVPGSMMETPTTYVGESSRNLGLSDIHQLINSAATEELSFLEMDNNSPASLQSTSEGLNMSTRTRAVAEFFKSRIAPILEDPAEDLSLNKILEGKTRRISACMFYSILVLKSYGHIDVHQEQPYGDISLNLTPSLNCQF, from the exons atgttttattctcatacaTTTTTGGGACGAAAAGGCCCGCTGGCAACAGTGTGGATTGCTGCTCATCTCCAACACAGGCTAAAGAAGTCACATTATACGTCAACCAATATTCCATCCACCATTG AACACATCATGGATCCAGGGGCTCCTGTTGCACTAAGATTGTCGGGCCACCTTCTCTTGGGCATTGTTCGGATATATTCAAAGAAAGTTGATTACCTTGTCCATGACTGCAGTGTTGTTTTGACTAGTTTGAACAAAGCATTTGCTTCTATACAACTTAATTTGCCAGAGGATGCAAGGAAGGCACCAGTTCAATCTATCACCCTACCTGAGACATTTGATCTTGATGCCGTGAACTTGGATGATGAACCAGATCATAACAG GATTGAGGATAAGCACCAGAAGAATCAAGAAGATATCACAATACCAG ATCAAATGGTAATGGAGCAGTTTATAGTTGTATCTTTTGATGAG GATATAAGAATGGATTCCTCTAACACAGAAGTGCTTCCAGATTCAGGGGTTGGACAAATGGAGGAGGA CATTATCCTCCAGTCTCCATTGAAAAATGCTGGTTTCCAAGATGGTGGTCCAAGTATCCAGAGAGAATCACCTACTACCCCACATAGTGCTGGTGACCGCCCTCATAATGTTCAGGATCCTGAGGTTACCCGTGATGTGGGTCCTGGTGATACCACTTCTCCACAAGCAGCCCAACCTACGCCGGAGATTCTTCGTGATGCCAACGATGCTCGTAATGTAGAAAACCCTCTAGTATATCCAAATCCCGAGGATAAAGATACTGTACCAAGTGGAGATCTTGATGAAACTATGAAGGAAAAGGATCATATTCCTGAAATGATGGATGTGGACCCTGAAGGGATTCCTGCACCATCTGAGCAACATCTTGGACCACAAACTCCGGTTACTTCTCATGGGGATGCTTCAGATGCCCAAGTTTTCGTAG GACATAGTTCCCCTCTGGTGCTTCGTGAAAGTCCACCAATTCAGCAGCATCCAAAGAGAGGAAGGAAGAGAAAACAGTTCTTTGATGATCCCATAGTCTTGACTAATAG ATTCATGAGGGGAGCACTTAATAATCCCCAAGATATACTTAAAAAAAGAAGGGAAGCGCCTTCCTCTGCCTTGGGTACATGGAAACTGAACAATATccaaagaaaggaacaaatgttTGATCAGCCATTATTAACTG GAATTTGTAAGGATCATATAGACATATCCAAAAGGGAATATATATGTTCAAAACCCCATTTGGTCATCTCTGAGGAAGATCATGAGGATGTTGGTATTGCCAGGACTTCATCCCCAACTAATCAAATCCCGGAGGAGCCTAGACCTGTTACACCTGTTGCTGTATCCATTGCTTCACCTGTACTGGATAGGGAAATTGAACATATACGCCTTAATGTTGCTGCTTCTCCACCTCATATGGTCCCTTCTCACGATGTGGGTGTTGAAATCAATAttgaaggtgaaggtgaaggtTCGGGCAATGTTGGAAGAGATGACATGAGTTCTATTTCTGCTCAGAATTTAAGGTCTGTGTCAGTTTCCCCGGAGAGAACAAATATTGCAACTGGGTCAATGGATACACCAGATTTAGCAACATCACCTGCAGTTCCTGGATCAATGATGGAAACACCCACGACATATGTTGGTGAATCATCTCGAAACCTTGGTCTTTCAGATATTCATCAGTTGATCAATTCTGCGGCAACAGAA GAACTCTCTTTTCTGGAAATGGACAACAACTCACCAGCCA GTTTGCAAAGTACAAGTGAAGGTCTCAATATGTCTACGAGGACTAG GGCTGTAGCTGAATTTTTCAAAAGTCGAATTGCCCCAATTTTGGAGGACCCTGCTGAAGATCTCAGCTTGAATAAGATCTTGGAAGGGAAAACTAGAAGGATCTCTGCTTGCATGTTCTATAGCATATTG GTTTTGAAGAGTTATGGACATATTGACGTACATCAAGAACAGCCTTATGGTGATATCAGCTTGAATTTGACCCCTTCCTTGAATTGTCAATTTTGA
- the LOC107605260 gene encoding sister chromatid cohesion 1 protein 3 isoform X2, with amino-acid sequence MFYSHTFLGRKGPLATVWIAAHLQHRLKKSHYTSTNIPSTIEHIMDPGAPVALRLSGHLLLGIVRIYSKKVDYLVHDCSVVLTSLNKAFASIQLNLPEDARKAPVQSITLPETFDLDAVNLDDEPDHNRIEDKHQKNQEDITIPDQMVMEQFIVVSFDEDIRMDSSNTEVLPDSGVGQMEEDIILQSPLKNAGFQDGGPSIQRESPTTPHSAGDRPHNVQDPEVTRDVGPGDTTSPQAAQPTPEILRDANDARNVENPLVYPNPEDKDTVPSGDLDETMKEKDHIPEMMDVDPEGIPAPSEQHLGPQTPVTSHGDASDAQVFVGHSSPLVLRESPPIQQHPKRGRKRKQFFDDPIVLTNRFMRGALNNPQDILKKRREAPSSALGTWKLNNIQRKEQMFDQPLLTGICKDHIDISKREYICSKPHLVISEEDHEDVGIARTSSPTNQIPEEPRPVTPVAVSIASPVLDREIEHIRLNVAASPPHMVPSHDVGVEINIEGEGEGSGNVGRDDMSSISAQNLRSVSVSPERTNIATGSMDTPDLATSPAVPGSMMETPTTYVGESSRNLGLSDIHQLINSAATEELSFLEMDNNSPASLQSTSEGLNMSTRTRF; translated from the exons atgttttattctcatacaTTTTTGGGACGAAAAGGCCCGCTGGCAACAGTGTGGATTGCTGCTCATCTCCAACACAGGCTAAAGAAGTCACATTATACGTCAACCAATATTCCATCCACCATTG AACACATCATGGATCCAGGGGCTCCTGTTGCACTAAGATTGTCGGGCCACCTTCTCTTGGGCATTGTTCGGATATATTCAAAGAAAGTTGATTACCTTGTCCATGACTGCAGTGTTGTTTTGACTAGTTTGAACAAAGCATTTGCTTCTATACAACTTAATTTGCCAGAGGATGCAAGGAAGGCACCAGTTCAATCTATCACCCTACCTGAGACATTTGATCTTGATGCCGTGAACTTGGATGATGAACCAGATCATAACAG GATTGAGGATAAGCACCAGAAGAATCAAGAAGATATCACAATACCAG ATCAAATGGTAATGGAGCAGTTTATAGTTGTATCTTTTGATGAG GATATAAGAATGGATTCCTCTAACACAGAAGTGCTTCCAGATTCAGGGGTTGGACAAATGGAGGAGGA CATTATCCTCCAGTCTCCATTGAAAAATGCTGGTTTCCAAGATGGTGGTCCAAGTATCCAGAGAGAATCACCTACTACCCCACATAGTGCTGGTGACCGCCCTCATAATGTTCAGGATCCTGAGGTTACCCGTGATGTGGGTCCTGGTGATACCACTTCTCCACAAGCAGCCCAACCTACGCCGGAGATTCTTCGTGATGCCAACGATGCTCGTAATGTAGAAAACCCTCTAGTATATCCAAATCCCGAGGATAAAGATACTGTACCAAGTGGAGATCTTGATGAAACTATGAAGGAAAAGGATCATATTCCTGAAATGATGGATGTGGACCCTGAAGGGATTCCTGCACCATCTGAGCAACATCTTGGACCACAAACTCCGGTTACTTCTCATGGGGATGCTTCAGATGCCCAAGTTTTCGTAG GACATAGTTCCCCTCTGGTGCTTCGTGAAAGTCCACCAATTCAGCAGCATCCAAAGAGAGGAAGGAAGAGAAAACAGTTCTTTGATGATCCCATAGTCTTGACTAATAG ATTCATGAGGGGAGCACTTAATAATCCCCAAGATATACTTAAAAAAAGAAGGGAAGCGCCTTCCTCTGCCTTGGGTACATGGAAACTGAACAATATccaaagaaaggaacaaatgttTGATCAGCCATTATTAACTG GAATTTGTAAGGATCATATAGACATATCCAAAAGGGAATATATATGTTCAAAACCCCATTTGGTCATCTCTGAGGAAGATCATGAGGATGTTGGTATTGCCAGGACTTCATCCCCAACTAATCAAATCCCGGAGGAGCCTAGACCTGTTACACCTGTTGCTGTATCCATTGCTTCACCTGTACTGGATAGGGAAATTGAACATATACGCCTTAATGTTGCTGCTTCTCCACCTCATATGGTCCCTTCTCACGATGTGGGTGTTGAAATCAATAttgaaggtgaaggtgaaggtTCGGGCAATGTTGGAAGAGATGACATGAGTTCTATTTCTGCTCAGAATTTAAGGTCTGTGTCAGTTTCCCCGGAGAGAACAAATATTGCAACTGGGTCAATGGATACACCAGATTTAGCAACATCACCTGCAGTTCCTGGATCAATGATGGAAACACCCACGACATATGTTGGTGAATCATCTCGAAACCTTGGTCTTTCAGATATTCATCAGTTGATCAATTCTGCGGCAACAGAA GAACTCTCTTTTCTGGAAATGGACAACAACTCACCAGCCA GTTTGCAAAGTACAAGTGAAGGTCTCAATATGTCTACGAGGACTAG GTTTTGA
- the LOC107647580 gene encoding uncharacterized protein LOC107647580, giving the protein MESSYGARCGPASTFHPSPGYMFLYRVPLLTLACRPRRDLLLPDAPLAHETDTSLAQHLPIPAFQPEPIEFDDLLEFVRSALEADPLNDHPVWNDEPEEDSESNEDPEEFWAAYQDSSSTLSDVKNSILQKFGVFGSKWVKKLFYKIPIAVVSTGVKYDMFVLAADEDIRVLFHCVRSFLEVRIHELFAKLEVGVDSSGASAPVHSSTAAGSASSSMPAARPSVPQITSPSFAADLGRTDAVGSVLLENPGVWQQAFEADTGGGIIHEDQGFWEPDRVENAMRDDDSDQKPVDIIRDSDDDTGANPHAQHRPSSSGTQQYPPHFSTLNLEALGQQADNKDEAVLSVKDYSIRHGVEYRVLKLDHLKYHGKCKEFGKGCTWLICISLRTRKSTWEVRRYNGPHTCLATSISSDHRQLDYHVICARIFLLVRADAVVTIKVLQQATEADYGFRPSYKKVWMTKQKAVAQIYGDWEESYAELPRWMLGVQLTMAGTVTVLKTSPVRVGDQVDESTVYFHRLFWTFPPCIEAFRHCKPLVSIDGTHLYGKYGGTLLLAIAQDGNLKILPIAFALVEGENAES; this is encoded by the exons ATGGAGTCTTCATATGGAGCACGATGTGGACCCGCATCTACGTTTCACCCGAGCCCGGGTTACATGTTTCTGTACCGTGTTCCCCTTTTGACTTTGGCATGCC GACCACGCCGAGACTTACTTCTCCCGGATGCGCCTCTTGCACATGAGACTGATACGAGCCTTGCGCAACACCTTCCGATTCCCGCCTTTCAACCGGAGCCTATCGAGTTCGACGACCTTCTGGAGTTCGTGAGATCAGCTTTGGAGGCCGATCCTTTGAATGATCATCCTGTCTGGAACGACGAGCCAGAGGAGGACTCGGAGTCTAACGAGGATCCCGAGGAGTTTTGGGCAGCTTATCAGGA TTCATCAAGCACCTTGTCAGATGTGAAGAACAGCATCTTGCAGAAGTTTGGGGTATTTGGAAGCAAGTGGGTGAAGAAGCTATTCTACAAGATTCCCATCGCAGTGGTCTCGACCGGTGTTAAGTATGATATGTTTGTGCTAGCGGCTGATGAAGATATTAGGGTTCTGTTTCATTGTGTTAGGAGTTTTCTGGAGGTCAGAATACACGAGTTGTTCGCGAAGTTGGAGGTTGGTGTCGATAGTTCTGGGGCATCAGCTCCAGTTCATAGCTCGACTGCCGCGGGCAGTGCGTCTAGTTCGATGCCTGCGGCCCGGCCGTCTGTTCCGCAGATCACATCCCCTTCCTTCGCGGCTGATTTAGGACGAACGGATGCAGTTGGTTCTGTACTATTGGAGAATCCTGGGGTTTGGCAGCAGGCATTTGAGGCGGATACAGGTGGTGGCATAATTCATGAAGATCAAGGCTTTTGGGAACCTGATCGAGTAGAGAATGCAATGCGGGATGACGACTCTGACCAGAAACCTGTAGATATCATTAGGGACAGTGATGATGACACAGGTGCTAATCCACATGCACAACACAGGCCTTCaagttctggcacacagcagtaccctCCACACTTCTCCACTCTAAACTTGGAGGCTTTGGGTCAACAGGCGGAC AATAAAGATGAGGCTGTTCTGAGTGTGAAGGACTATAGCATCCGTCATGGTGTTGAGTACCGAGTTTTGAAATTGGATCATCTGAAGTATCATGGAAAATGCAAGGAGTTCGGCAAGGGTTGTACTTGGTTGATTTGCATATCGCTTCGTACACGAAAGAGCACTTGGGAGGTTAGGAGGTACAATGGTCCCCACACTTGCTTGGCCACCTCTATTTCCAGTGATCACCGTCAGCTTGATTACCACGTCATCTGTGCGAGGATTTTTCTGTTGGTTAGGGCAGATGCTGTAGTTACGATAAAGGTCTTGCAACAAGCAACAGAAGCTGATTATGGGTTCAGGCCTAGTTACAAGAAGGTTTGGATGACAAAACAGAAGGCAGTCGCACAAATATATGGAGACTGGGAAGAGTCGTATGCCGAGTTGCCACGTTGGATGCTAGGGGTACAGTTGACCATGGCCGGGACTGTGACTGTGTTGAAGACCTCTCCTGTTCGAGTTGGGGATCAGGTCGATGAGTCTACGGTGTACTTTCATCGTCTTTTCTGGACATTTCCACCCTGCATCGAGGCCTTCCGGCATTGCAAGCCGCTTGTGAGTATTGACGGTACCCACTtgtatggcaagtatggaggCACATTACTATTGGCGATTGCGCAGGATGGGAACTTGAAAATCCTCCCGATTGCCTTTGCCCTTGTGGAGGGAGAAAATGCGGAGTCGTGA